In Chelonia mydas isolate rCheMyd1 chromosome 19, rCheMyd1.pri.v2, whole genome shotgun sequence, the following are encoded in one genomic region:
- the GJA9 gene encoding gap junction alpha-9 protein, which produces MGDWNFLGGILEEVHIHSTIIGKVWLTILFIFRMLVLGVAAEDVWNDEQSEFICNTEQPGCRNVCYDQAFPISLIRYWVLQVIFVSSPSLVYMGHALYRLRALEKERQKKKAQVRMELEGVDLEMTEDRKKLERELRQLEQRKLNKAPLRGSLLCTYVIHIFTRSAVEVAFMIGQYLLYGFQLNPLYKCLREPCPNIVDCFISRPTEKTVFILFMQSIAIVSLFLNILEIVHLGIKKIKKGLCGPDKNRDDFDDFYVSKSKKNSVIPHPCMGTSATPQRTLPSVPSSYTMLMEKQTYTAGHDLNSSSAFQSVKNNHTENSNNRLHDEKESKLPDETQTTNTLDHHPRNTSSNNNEGLSKVFGTEINGSQQQDEKKHCLSGMHSNLVAASGLCLGSLAELPPGSSLQPDMTSPISINCARKLRGVSSPWNCSTVVESEGSPTDSPSTSSNRGQDNFSGSRAQGLSKTDLRQIGRPDTPDSLSELSSESKQSRNCESPQALSPSRRMSLASNASSRRAPTDLQI; this is translated from the coding sequence ATGGGAGACTGGAATTTTCTTGGAGGCATCTTGGAAGAGGTCCACATTCATTCCACTATTATTGGAAAGGTCTGGTTAACTATCCTATTCATATTTCGAATGCTTGTCCTCGGTGTGGCAGCTGAAGATGTCTGGAATGATGAGCAGTCAGAATTCATATGCAATACAGAGCAACCTGGCTGCAGAAATGTTTGCTATGACCAGGCCTTTCCTATCTCTCTCATAAGATATTGGGTCTTGCAAGTTATATTTGTATCTTCACCTTCCTTGGTCTATATGGGCCATGCTTTATACAGACTGAGAGCCTtagaaaaagagagacaaaagaaGAAGGCACAAGTAAGAATGGAACTTGAAGGAGTCGACCTAGAAATGACTGAAGATCGGAAAAAACTGGAGCGAGAACTCCGGCAACTGGAGCAAAGAAAGCTCAACAAAGCACCCCTGAGAGGCTCCTTGCTCTGCACTTATGTGATACATATTTTCACTAGGTCTGCAGTTGAAGTTGCATTTATGATTGGCCAATATCTTCTGTATGGTTTCCAGCTCAATCCTCTTTATAAATGTCTGAGAGAGCCATGTCCAAACATAGTTGACTGTTTTATATCAAGACCAACAGAAAAGACAGTGTTCATATTATTTATGCAGTCAATAGCAATTGTATCATTGTTTTTAAACATCTTAGAAATTGTCCATCTAGggatcaaaaaaattaaaaagggactTTGTGGGCCTGATAAAAACAGGGATGACTTTGATGATTTCTATGTAAGTAAATCCAAGAAAAACTCTGTAATACCCCACCCTTGTATGGGAACATCCGCAACTCCACAAAGAACTCTCCCTTCTGTCCCTAGTAGTTATACCATGTTAATGGAAAAACAAACTTACACGGCAGGCCATGATCTAAATTCATCTTCTGCATTCCAGTCTGTTAAAAACAACCATACTGAAAATAGCAATAATCGCCTCCATGATGAAAAGGAAAGTAAATTGCCAGATGAGACGCAAACTACTAATACTTTGGACCATCATCCTCGAAATACCAGCTCAAATAATAATGAAGGCTTAAGCAAGGTATTTGGGACAGAAATTAACGGTAGTCAACAACAAGATGAAAAGAAACATTGCCTCAGTGGCATGCATTCTAATCTAGTTGCTGCTTCCGGTCTGTGCTTGGGAAGCCTGGCTGAACTGCCACCTGGAAGTTCATTGCAACCTGATATGACTTCCCCTATTTCAATTAACTGTGCTCGAAAGCTACGGGGAGTCAGTTCCCCATGGAACTGCTCTACAGTAGTTGAGAGTGAAGGGTCTCCAACCGATTCTCCTTCAACGAGCAGCAACCGAGGACAAGacaacttcagtggaagcagagccCAAGGCCTTTCCAAGACTGACCTAAGACAAATTGGCAGACCAGACACTCCTGATTCTCTAAGCGAGTTGAGCTCAGAATCCAAACAGAGCAGAAATTGTGAAAGTCCTcaggctctctctccctctcggCGAATGTCATTGGCAAGTAATGCCAGCAGCAGGCGTGCCCCCACCGATCTTCAGATCTAA